TGCTGCTGCTATTTTTCAATTAAATAGACAAGGAATTACTTCTTATCCTATAACTATTGTTTGTAATGATGTTGGGAAAGAATATAGATTCTTTGCAGGTTTATCAGGTATCTTAACAATGGCTATGAAATTTAAACAACTACGGCTTCCAGATGATGAAGTTTTTATTGCTTAATCTACATTATTTTTTAATACATTATGCCCCATAGTCTCATCCTCAACATCATCCCCCAATCTCCAATTTACCCCAATTTCCTCACAGGTAGACATTACCACGCCTTATTTCTTAACCTAGTGAGTTCTGTTGATAGAAAATTAGGAGACTACTTACACGAATCCAACGCTGATAAAGCCTTTACTCTCTCACCATTGCAAATCAAAAGCAAACATAAAAACCCATTTAATACCTTACAATATGCCTATCAAAACTCTATTCCTGCTGGTACTTCTTGTTGGTGGCGTATTTCTTTATTAAATGACAATTTATTTAATCAGCTTACACCTTTATGGTTAAATATAAACCCCAAACAACCTTGGCACTTAGGTTCAGCAAACTTATATATTACCAGCATTCAAGGTACACCCCAATCTAATCAACCTTGGGCAAATGCTTGTAATTATCATCAACTTTATCAACAAGCAAGTGAGGAAGAACGCAATCTTAATTTCATCTTTTCTACACCTGTAGCTTTTCGTCAAGGTGCATTTGATAATGTTTTACCAACAAGGGAATCTGTATTCAATAGTCTACTAAATCGGTGGCATAAATATAGCGGTATTGAATTAACTAATATTTCTTTTGAATCAATTTATGCTAGTGCTTTTAATATCAATACTGAAGTTATTAGCAACTATGACAATAAATTTATTGGTTGTTTAGGTGAAATCAGTTATCGCATTCTTGGCAATGCAGAAACAACGACAATTAAACAAATTAACGCATTAGCTGACTTTGCTTTATATGCTGGTATTGGCAGAAAAACAACAATGGGAATGGGAATGGTGAGGAGAAGGTGACAGGTGACAGGGAACAGGTGACAGGGAAGAGGAAAGAAGGTAAGAGGGAGAGTTAATAGG
The DNA window shown above is from Anabaena sp. WA102 and carries:
- the cas6 gene encoding CRISPR-associated endoribonuclease Cas6 — protein: MPHSLILNIIPQSPIYPNFLTGRHYHALFLNLVSSVDRKLGDYLHESNADKAFTLSPLQIKSKHKNPFNTLQYAYQNSIPAGTSCWWRISLLNDNLFNQLTPLWLNINPKQPWHLGSANLYITSIQGTPQSNQPWANACNYHQLYQQASEEERNLNFIFSTPVAFRQGAFDNVLPTRESVFNSLLNRWHKYSGIELTNISFESIYASAFNINTEVISNYDNKFIGCLGEISYRILGNAETTTIKQINALADFALYAGIGRKTTMGMGMVRRR